The DNA segment CTTTGTCATATTCTTTCTCAaggcaaaaattaaatatattataatttacatttctgTCACATGctagtttaatttttcttcgagaaatattatgtttacatatgtatttctGTTACACTGGGTTTTTCCGCAGCTTCGGCTCATCGACCCTTTGTAAAGTAAACGAGAGCTTAGCTTGTCCTAACGCACGCTGGCTTGGAATCTACCCCTCAGAACTGGTTGCTATAGGAGCGAAAACAATCCCGCTCACCGAAACCGACCTCGTAAAATTGAAATCCATTGAATCCCGGAGTTACACAAACGAAGCTATATCGAAGCAGCTAACCATATTGCGGAAGGGCAAGGCGGAAATAGAAGCGGTGTCTTCCTTCTCAAAGAACTTTCTTACTGAAACGTATTTaccttataaaataaatggcCAGGATTATATTTAAAGCGTAATCTGATAAGAGAttcctttttaatttagtaagaaaatatttagtttgaattaatcaattatatgaAATTGTCATTACATTTTCTCATCAAAGGCGatgtaaaaagaaaggaaTTTAGTTAGAGCTTATaacgaatacaaatgtatatgtTACTTCAAATATATGTGACTTTTCGTGATTCTAATGTCCATGCTTCCGGATGAACAACTTTCTCGGAAGAGCTTTCGTTGCTGTCCTCTAACGTTACAAGTTGCGGACTTTTATGAAACGATCCTAGATATATAACACTGTCGTTCGATGGCCGTCTCGATGGGACGAGAGATTTGAGCGTCGTCGTTTCTATCTTACTTTTCGAACTCTTCGAACGCGTCTCGTACGGATGCTCGTGCAGTcttgaataaataaagtttcataTAAAGTTTCGACCATCCTTCGAATAACGCGTATCACcaaagaaaagatattttaatttaaaaaattgcattcaTACTGGCTCTCCGAATAATTGATGGTTCCGTGCTCGTGAAAGTTTTTCTGCTTTGAATCGTTCGGGAAAATCGTGCACTTCCTTTTTTTCGTTCGACGAGAAACCATAATTTCTCAGGTCTCTCGATGCTGCAATTTTGGCGTCTCGGATTATTACGTGCTGTCAAATCTTCGTCAAAGACGGGTGAGACGGTGAGGaagaattaagaatatatttcagataatatAACAGTTTATTGAAAACACTTTATCCGCCCGTTGTCCGGGCCGAGCTTCGCTGATATTAAAAAACGCAGAATCTTAATAACATGATTATTTCGTGGGTGTTACGTGGAAGGTTACTTGGACGACATCCGCGAAATCGGCGGCGCGTTATTCACAAAAATGAAGTTAACTACAGTCGCTTTCGGAAATTCGATCGAGTGCTTCTGATCTTCACGGTCACTTGTCAATCTGCCGATTTGCAGGAaagattttaaacattttttaatgaattctgagaactgaaataaaataatatcatgaaTAGATCTTgcagatatattataaactttgaaataatatttatgatttctaTTAAGCGCgtcaattgtaatttattctttgaaacaattttaaagtttcttttctttatactGATGAAAAGTGTTcctacattgagaaaaaatggttaattttactaaattttttaacttgataaAATTCCTTtggttcaagtatttatttaagaatttaattgaaatacataaatcacTTGAACttcaattcaaatatttatatatttgaaatgcctaat comes from the Monomorium pharaonis isolate MP-MQ-018 chromosome 9, ASM1337386v2, whole genome shotgun sequence genome and includes:
- the LOC114255341 gene encoding uncharacterized protein LOC114255341; the protein is MVSRRTKKRKCTIFPNDSKQKNFHEHGTINYSESQLHEHPYETRSKSSKSKIETTTLKSLVPSRRPSNDSVIYLGSFHKSPQLVTLEDSNESSSEKVVHPEAWTLESRKVTYI